The Anopheles moucheti chromosome 3, idAnoMoucSN_F20_07, whole genome shotgun sequence genome contains the following window.
CACAACGGTCGTTAGTTGTTTGAGACTGCGGAACGGGAACACGTGAGCGCGTGTAACGTCACGGCTTATCCACCTTTCGCTTCATATACATATTAGTGTAATCATAATCGTCAGGCTCGCTGCCGTTTTAACTTCATCAATTGGCGCGCCCACACTAAGCTTGTACAttgaacaaacgaaaaaaaaacaaacaaaatacagaCATTTTCCGATAGGCACACAACACATTTATCGTTACGATTATGGTTATGGGCGTACGTAGACACCCCCCCAAACGGACACCTTTGTTGGGTGGATAGCGTGCACCACACGCATGATCATCTCGCACGCACTATGGTATGTTCCACGATATGTTTGATGCCGTGGACTGCAGAGAGAGGGGAGCAGTGGTTTGTGTCGATGGACTTAATGGTGACATCATTGGTGTGGAGTGATTACTTTGCTGTAACCAATTTACGCCATCGGAAATGGAATCCATTTCATGAAGAGTACATCCGTTCTGTATCTAATAAGAGCGCTAATAAGAGCTAATTTTGTATCGGCTTAATAATCGCTAGAAATAATCTTTACTGTACATTGCTTTCCGTGTAATACACAAATTGTTATTCAAATGTTTGAGTActtatataaattaaaataacataGTGTTTGGTATTAACTTAACGACGACGACTTCGTTATTCCACACTTCGGCATATCCTTAAATCATCCACCTAGCTAACGATAACGAATTTTGCCAAAACAATACGAAAAACAACGCCATCAACGCTCCCAACATACCACGCGGAATAAAGCATTAAGAATGATCTTTCGCACCCTTTCAGGCATGCGTACAAACGGAAGTGTGGCATAGAAAGAAAATAGCATTAAAATCTAGAGGAATGAATAACCGAATGCCCTGTCCGGAATGCGTTTTGCAAGATTTACTCGTCCGGATCGGAATCAAAATCCATTTGTCGCGCCTTTTGTGTTGCCGTTTTTCTGGATGAAGTTCTTGTGGCCACACTAGCGATACTGCTGTTGCTATCAGATTTTTGGCTAAACATGGCACTGATCGAAGCTTGCGAGTGGGTACGGGTTGCACCGGTTGCACTTGCTGCTTTACTCGCAGCCCGTCCCGATGCTCCCCGTCCACCTCGTGATCCACGTCCGCGGGCCGGTTTGGCAGGTGCCGGTTTGGCTGGTGCCGTTTTGTCGCCCTGCTTAACCGGCTCATCAATCCCATCGCGATCGCGAAACCGATTTAACAGATCGGTTACATCCTCCCGAACCGGCTGCGCATCCAACATGTTGAGAAACTGATCATGCAGTTTCGATTCGACCGTATGAAACCCTGCCTCATCGAAAGCCTCGAGCGCGCTCTCCTTGGTAGTGCCGCCGTGCGTGGGCAGAAAGGCGAGCGCTTTGTCTAGGTAAAATTTTAAACCCTTCGCGGgcacatcatcatcttcatagTGGACTATCCTGCGCATCATTTCGGTCATGCTTCGGGGGTGAAGCACCTCTAGTTGGTTCACTGGATCCGCCTTCAAGAAGTAACTTTCGACGATGTCTTCTACTCGCAGAACAGACCCTTTGCTGTACGCTTCCTTAAGTGCTGCCTTGTCAACCGTATCGCCCGCTTCGTTCTTAACCTTTACTTTGGGCTTCTTCTTGAAAATTACCATATCCAGTGGGTTGGCTACGCGGTTCACATACCGCATGCCAAAACGGATTGCATTGAACTGTTGTTCGACTTCCGTCAGTATTAGACGGAGACGTATCAGCGGAAGTTTCGGTTGCCTTGGATACCCGGTGAGCTGCGTCTGGGCACGCTCAATCATGGCTTCAATACGTTCGGCGGCAAAGTCTTTCACCTTTTGCTGCACGTCACCTTCGTCCAGCGCTAGCTCTTCCTGCACGGTGGCTAGATCGACTGATTCAAACACGAACGGCCGTACCGATTGCAGCGGTATCGGATCCATCCGGAACAATCCTTTGTGGATGCTGAGCAGCCCGCAACACTTCGGTATTGCTTCACCCTCCGATAGGGACGTTGCCACCGTGGAGCCCGGTTGACTAACGTAAAACTTTTTCGCCGAATTTTCCTCCGGTTCGATGCGGCAATCGTGTTCATGGCCCCAGATGATCAAATCGAGAAACTGTGGCAAAGAGCTCTCCGGCAGATGATTTTTCGGTCCGCGTTCGACCCGATTCTGGTGCAGTACCATCACGTTAAAAAACCCGGGCTCATCCGGTCGCTCCATGAATACTTTCGCCTCTTCCAGCAAGCGACAAAGCCGGGCATCACTCATGTAACTCAGACCGTACAGTGCAAGCTTCGTTTCACCCTTGCGCAGCAATATAGGCCGGATATCAATCCTGCTCAGGTCGGTCCATTTCCCAAAGTAGTTCACGTACCCGTTTGTGCTCAGCAAATGCATCGAGCTTACGCGACCGGAACCGCCTGAATCGTCATGGTTACCATGGATCGAAAACATCGGTATGGCGATATTTATATTCGGATCCTCGTAGTTCACCGTTTGGGTTAGCGAGTCGACGAAGTTCACATTTTGAGCGCTCATGAACTCCAGCTTTATGGGTTTGTCGCCGAGCAAGTAGGTCTTCAGCAAACGGAAGCAGCGATCCAATGTGGCCGTGGAGGGGTTGGCCACATCAAATAAATCACCACCGAGCAAGATTGCATCCACCTCATTTTCAAGTGCATGCTGCAGCACTTCTTCGAAGGCAATAAAGCTATCGTCGCCTGAAACGAGACACGGTACCATTTCCAAGGATATTCATGTACAAAGCGCGGGAAAACAGCTGCCCAACCTTACCTCGAATACGATCCTTTTCCTTGAACCCCAAGTGTATATCACTGGCAACTAAAATCTTGATGGTGTCATCGGGATTAATTTGCGCCGTTTGCGAAGTAGATTCTGACATGGTTTTAGGCAAATAACGTAATAAACGTAGTGAAGTAATGAATGCCGGTAAAGTTACTTCCAGAGCAAATTGACATTTCTCAACATGACAGTACAGTTCATGGGGCATTGCGGGTGAAAGAAAAGAAGTGTGGAAGCAGGTTCGGTGCTGGGCCAGTGTTTCTCATACTCATTCTAATTGCTAAACTTATGTCCCCAAACTTTCTCCGGTTTCTTTGAGTTGCATGCATCTTTTCATGCATGGCATGATAAATCAAGGCAAAAATCTTGTTTCCGGAGCTGGAAAACCAATTCCCACTCTCGGAACACGTATTTTACAAAATTAGAAACACTGGTTCAAAACTTTTATCCGGCTTGAGAAACACTGTACCTCTAGCGCTCTACCGGCTCTCAACGGCCATGCTGAGAATTCTCTCGCGTTGTTCTGTTATTGCGAAGGGAAATATTGCTCTTGCTGTGAGCGGTCAGGTGGTGTGGTAAAAGAAGATGAAATCAATGCGGGATACACTATTTGGTGAATGGCCACCAAAATTGTTTCCAGCCAGCGATAAAAATTCATCTCCTAAATTAATATACCTTGGCAGTGAGCTACACCATATTGAGCGAATGCAGCTGTCATGTGTGATAGGTACGTGTAAACAGCGCTTTCGCACAACGGCTGCGTTTCCACCACACCTGTTTCACAACATTCCAACTCTCAGAAGAGCAGGAAGGCAACAAAAGCAGTCCAATGTACGACAGGGATGGGAATACAATCTCAGAGAGAGCGACGCAGTTTGTAGGATCTACCGGTGTAAAAACTGCCCCCtgggcagcaacaacaccggTCCCTCGTTTATCTGCAAAGCAACCAGCGGCTAGAAGGAAGTGCCGGAACCCTCGGAACCATTCTGCATCGCGGTGAAGCACGTTGGCTTGTGGTGCGATGCAGCTCATCAGCAACAGTGGAATCAGGCATCCGGGAAGAGCATAAAAATACGTCTGTTTTGAACAGTTTTGCGACAACACTGGTGATTATCTGCTGTGCCGCTAGGTTCTCATTAGATGAAGGTGTTTTTAGTGAAGATTTTAGTGAACTAGTACCATTCGGTGATCCCCTTTAACCCGTTGTTCCTGGCGTAACGTAGCAAAATGAGTCACTCGAGAAATTACAATTACTATGAGGTAAGGTACAGTGAATTGGCCGTCGTAAGAGTgtggtgggtttgttttttgacTGATAATACGCCAACTTTTTCACTTCCCGGTTTGTAGCCCT
Protein-coding sequences here:
- the LOC128305826 gene encoding double-strand break repair protein MRE11, whose translation is MSESTSQTAQINPDDTIKILVASDIHLGFKEKDRIRGDDSFIAFEEVLQHALENEVDAILLGGDLFDVANPSTATLDRCFRLLKTYLLGDKPIKLEFMSAQNVNFVDSLTQTVNYEDPNINIAIPMFSIHGNHDDSGGSGRVSSMHLLSTNGYVNYFGKWTDLSRIDIRPILLRKGETKLALYGLSYMSDARLCRLLEEAKVFMERPDEPGFFNVMVLHQNRVERGPKNHLPESSLPQFLDLIIWGHEHDCRIEPEENSAKKFYVSQPGSTVATSLSEGEAIPKCCGLLSIHKGLFRMDPIPLQSVRPFVFESVDLATVQEELALDEGDVQQKVKDFAAERIEAMIERAQTQLTGYPRQPKLPLIRLRLILTEVEQQFNAIRFGMRYVNRVANPLDMVIFKKKPKVKVKNEAGDTVDKAALKEAYSKGSVLRVEDIVESYFLKADPVNQLEVLHPRSMTEMMRRIVHYEDDDVPAKGLKFYLDKALAFLPTHGGTTKESALEAFDEAGFHTVESKLHDQFLNMLDAQPVREDVTDLLNRFRDRDGIDEPVKQGDKTAPAKPAPAKPARGRGSRGGRGASGRAASKAASATGATRTHSQASISAMFSQKSDSNSSIASVATRTSSRKTATQKARQMDFDSDPDE